Proteins co-encoded in one Paraburkholderia terrae genomic window:
- a CDS encoding 4Fe-4S binding protein, translating into MTTAVANRRSRLAEAGNWMQRHGAAIRGIQWVVVAVYAFLILVPAFTELPGDTAHLWNNLTLAAQFVFWGIWWPFVLLSMVMLGRVWCGVLCPEGALAEFASKYGRGWAIPRWMRWGGWPFVAFGLTTIYGQMVSVYQYPKAVLLVLGGSTFAAMIIGLLYGREKRVWCKYLCPVNGVFSLLARLAPFHYKVDEDAWRRSYKEGEHGHRVIPINCAPLVPLRKMEGASACHMCGRCSGHRDAIKLTWRKPSTEVVNLGDKQASAWDTALILYGLLGIAIGAFHWTGSPWFIDIKQSLATWLVDNDIMWPLDTNAPWFLFTHYPEQNDVFSWLDGTMIIAYILATGVVYGTVLLALLAGATRTLGRFDMTRLHHLAQALIPIAGTGVFLGLSATTLSLLKAEHVPLDWASDVRIAILVIANAWSAWLAWLVTRRYTARVFQRALSVVWFMAALAVVDSAWWLMFWYWPAH; encoded by the coding sequence ATGACGACGGCAGTCGCAAATCGCCGCAGCCGGCTTGCAGAAGCCGGCAACTGGATGCAGCGCCACGGCGCTGCCATCCGCGGTATTCAGTGGGTCGTCGTTGCCGTCTACGCTTTCCTGATTCTCGTGCCCGCGTTCACCGAACTGCCGGGCGACACCGCGCATCTATGGAACAACCTGACGCTCGCGGCGCAGTTCGTTTTCTGGGGCATCTGGTGGCCGTTCGTGCTGCTGTCGATGGTGATGCTCGGACGCGTCTGGTGCGGCGTGCTGTGTCCCGAAGGCGCGCTCGCGGAGTTCGCGAGCAAATACGGACGAGGCTGGGCGATCCCGCGCTGGATGCGCTGGGGCGGTTGGCCTTTCGTCGCCTTCGGTTTGACGACGATCTACGGCCAGATGGTCAGCGTCTATCAGTATCCAAAAGCGGTCTTGCTGGTGTTAGGCGGATCGACCTTTGCCGCGATGATCATCGGGTTGCTATACGGTCGAGAGAAGCGCGTCTGGTGTAAATACCTGTGCCCCGTCAACGGGGTTTTTTCGCTTTTGGCGCGCCTCGCGCCGTTCCACTACAAAGTCGACGAAGACGCGTGGCGCCGGTCGTACAAGGAAGGCGAACACGGTCACCGCGTGATCCCAATCAATTGCGCGCCGCTCGTGCCGTTGCGCAAGATGGAGGGCGCCTCTGCCTGCCATATGTGCGGCCGCTGCAGCGGGCATCGTGACGCGATCAAGTTGACGTGGCGCAAGCCGTCGACGGAAGTGGTGAACCTCGGCGACAAGCAGGCGAGCGCCTGGGACACCGCGCTGATCCTCTACGGCCTGCTCGGCATCGCAATCGGCGCCTTTCACTGGACGGGCTCGCCGTGGTTCATCGACATCAAGCAGTCGCTCGCGACATGGCTCGTCGATAACGACATCATGTGGCCGCTCGACACGAACGCGCCGTGGTTCCTGTTCACGCATTATCCGGAACAGAACGACGTGTTCTCGTGGCTCGACGGCACGATGATCATCGCCTACATCCTCGCGACGGGCGTGGTCTACGGCACGGTGCTGCTCGCGTTGCTGGCGGGCGCGACGCGCACGCTGGGACGCTTCGACATGACGCGCCTGCATCATCTTGCGCAAGCGCTGATTCCGATTGCGGGCACGGGCGTGTTCCTCGGCCTGTCGGCGACGACGTTGTCGCTGCTGAAGGCCGAGCACGTGCCGCTCGACTGGGCGTCGGACGTGCGCATCGCGATTCTCGTGATCGCGAATGCGTGGAGCGCGTGGCTCGCGTGGCTCGTGACGCGCCGCTACACGGCGCGGGTTTTCCAGCGCGCGCTGTCGGTGGTATGGTTCATGGCAGCACTGGCCGTCGTCGATAGCGCGTGGTGGCTGATGTTCTGGTACTGGCCGGCACATTGA
- a CDS encoding LysR family transcriptional regulator, whose translation MKIDSHNLNDLMYFSQVVEHGGFSAAERVLGISKSRLSRRLTELEASLGVRLLQRSTRKLALTEAGQLFYQHCQAMLSEAQAAVNVVQQLRSSPRGTVRVSVPVTISQTIMSQIMPEFMHRFPEVRVVMRVTNRVVDLFEDSIDVALRVRSEPPENANIVVRPLWRTQQMLVGAPSLLSQNAPPLEPADLKRFETLDTPTGDGRHVYNLIAPDGTRHAHDHEPRLVTADLMMILEAALAGVGIAALPEMMYGAALRSGRLSPVMAGWTLPSPQLYAVFLSRQGMVPAVRTFVDYLVEMLDPDVGKHIQQECPERDAKNLRLKAAVA comes from the coding sequence ATGAAGATCGATTCGCATAACCTGAATGACCTGATGTACTTTTCGCAGGTCGTCGAGCACGGTGGGTTCTCCGCCGCTGAGCGCGTGCTCGGCATTTCGAAGTCGCGCCTGTCGCGCCGGCTGACGGAGCTGGAGGCGTCGCTGGGCGTGCGTCTCTTGCAGCGCTCGACGCGCAAGCTCGCGCTGACGGAAGCAGGGCAACTGTTCTACCAGCACTGTCAGGCGATGCTCTCCGAGGCGCAGGCGGCCGTCAACGTCGTGCAGCAGTTGCGCTCGTCGCCGCGCGGCACGGTGCGCGTGAGCGTCCCCGTGACGATCTCGCAGACCATCATGTCGCAGATCATGCCGGAGTTCATGCACCGTTTTCCGGAAGTGCGGGTCGTGATGCGCGTGACGAATCGCGTGGTCGATCTGTTCGAGGATTCGATCGACGTCGCGCTGCGCGTGCGCTCGGAGCCGCCCGAAAACGCGAATATCGTCGTGCGGCCGTTGTGGCGCACGCAGCAGATGCTGGTCGGCGCGCCGAGCCTCCTGAGCCAGAACGCGCCGCCCCTCGAGCCCGCGGACCTGAAGCGCTTCGAAACGCTCGATACGCCCACAGGCGACGGCCGCCACGTCTACAACCTGATCGCACCCGACGGCACGCGCCACGCGCACGACCATGAGCCGCGCCTCGTCACCGCCGACCTGATGATGATCCTGGAAGCGGCGCTCGCGGGCGTCGGCATCGCGGCGCTGCCGGAAATGATGTACGGCGCTGCGCTGCGCAGTGGCCGCCTGTCGCCCGTGATGGCGGGATGGACGCTGCCGTCACCGCAGCTGTACGCCGTCTTTCTGTCGCGACAGGGCATGGTGCCCGCCGTGCGGACCTTCGTCGACTATCTCGTCGAGATGCTCGATCCCGACGTCGGCAAGCATATTCAGCAGGAATGCCCGGAGCGCGACGCGAAAAATCTGCGGCTGAAAGCGGCTGTTGCATGA
- a CDS encoding pirin family protein has product MSATRTIERTYPSVRTVEGGGFVVHRPFPTRMLMDFDPFLLLDEMGPIDYAPGEAKGAPDHPHRGFETVTYVLEGQFGHKDSAGHSGTLRAGDVQWMTAGAGVVHSEMPDPSFIATGGRVHGLQLWVNLPKRDKMIAPRYQEMPSAGIPVATSADGKVRVKVIAGEALGVKAAIETRTPILYQHFTLQPGAQLVHPVPRDYRVFAYGLSGKGLYSDERLEIDAQQMIVFDNDGDTVTIAAGTEPLDVLLFGGVPLNEPVVRYGPFVMNTEDEIRQAVIDYQAGRMGQITH; this is encoded by the coding sequence ATGAGCGCGACCCGCACGATCGAACGCACGTATCCTTCCGTACGCACGGTTGAAGGCGGCGGTTTCGTCGTCCACCGCCCGTTTCCGACCCGCATGCTGATGGATTTCGACCCGTTTCTGCTGCTCGACGAAATGGGTCCCATCGACTACGCGCCCGGCGAGGCCAAAGGCGCGCCAGATCATCCGCATCGCGGCTTCGAGACGGTCACGTACGTGCTCGAAGGGCAGTTTGGTCACAAGGATTCGGCGGGCCACTCGGGCACGCTGCGCGCGGGCGATGTGCAATGGATGACGGCGGGCGCGGGTGTCGTGCATAGCGAAATGCCCGATCCTTCTTTCATCGCGACAGGCGGCCGCGTGCATGGCCTGCAGCTGTGGGTGAACTTGCCCAAGCGCGACAAGATGATCGCGCCGCGTTATCAGGAAATGCCGTCGGCTGGGATTCCCGTCGCGACGTCCGCCGACGGCAAGGTGCGCGTGAAAGTGATTGCCGGCGAGGCGCTCGGCGTGAAGGCCGCGATCGAAACGCGCACGCCGATCCTCTATCAGCATTTCACGCTGCAGCCTGGCGCGCAGCTGGTGCATCCCGTGCCGCGCGACTATCGCGTGTTCGCTTACGGGCTGTCGGGAAAAGGCCTGTATAGCGACGAGCGGCTCGAAATCGACGCGCAGCAGATGATCGTGTTCGACAACGACGGCGACACCGTGACGATCGCCGCCGGCACTGAACCGCTCGACGTGCTGCTGTTCGGCGGCGTGCCGCTGAACGAGCCTGTCGTCCGTTACGGCCCGTTCGTGATGAATACGGAAGACGAAATCCGTCAGGCTGTCATCGACTATCAGGCCGGCCGCATGGGACAGATCACGCACTAG
- a CDS encoding iron transporter — translation MRVSSILSGGVAALAAVAAMSASAAEYPIGKQQIRGGMEVGAVYLQPITMDPEGMMRKASDSDVHLEADIHAVKKNPTGFAEGDWMPYLQVHYELTKPGSSYDQKGDLMAMVADDGPHYGDNVKLAGPGKYHLKLIVEPPMQEGHMAFGRHVDKETGVGPWFKPFTLEYDFTFAGIGKKGGY, via the coding sequence ATGCGCGTTTCGTCAATCTTGAGCGGCGGAGTAGCTGCCCTCGCTGCCGTTGCCGCGATGTCGGCGTCGGCCGCTGAATATCCGATCGGCAAGCAGCAGATCCGCGGCGGGATGGAAGTTGGCGCCGTCTATCTGCAACCGATCACGATGGACCCGGAAGGCATGATGCGCAAGGCGTCGGATTCCGACGTGCATCTGGAGGCCGACATCCATGCAGTCAAGAAGAATCCGACTGGCTTCGCAGAAGGCGACTGGATGCCTTATCTGCAAGTTCACTACGAACTGACGAAGCCGGGTTCGAGCTACGACCAGAAGGGCGACCTGATGGCGATGGTTGCCGACGACGGTCCGCACTACGGCGACAACGTCAAGCTCGCTGGTCCGGGCAAGTATCACCTGAAGCTGATCGTGGAACCGCCGATGCAGGAAGGCCACATGGCGTTCGGCCGTCACGTCGACAAGGAAACGGGCGTGGGCCCGTGGTTCAAGCCGTTCACGCTCGAATACGACTTCACGTTTGCGGGCATCGGCAAGAAGGGCGGTTACTGA
- a CDS encoding MotA/TolQ/ExbB proton channel family protein, with protein sequence MQNYGIAHVWAQGDFVTRGIAVALLIMSVLSWSVIVVKSWNVMRLNRLTKNAEKAFWHSDDFADGMKKLGRDTSSPAENPFLALALSGQEAADHHHQTQPHLHDRMDVSDWVTRCLKDTMDESVARMQSGLAVLASIGSTAPFVGLFGTVWGIYHALLSIGAAGQSSIDQVAGPVGEALIMTAFGLFVAIPAVLGYNALTRANKGIVSKLSRFAHGLHAFFVTGARLSSSKRGDGLRLATRAN encoded by the coding sequence ATGCAGAACTACGGTATTGCCCACGTCTGGGCACAAGGGGATTTCGTCACACGCGGCATCGCGGTGGCGTTGCTGATCATGTCGGTGCTGTCGTGGAGCGTGATCGTCGTCAAGAGCTGGAACGTGATGCGCCTGAACCGCCTGACGAAGAACGCCGAAAAGGCATTCTGGCATTCGGACGATTTCGCCGACGGCATGAAGAAGCTCGGCCGCGACACGTCGTCGCCGGCTGAGAACCCGTTCCTCGCGCTCGCGCTGTCGGGCCAGGAAGCCGCTGATCACCATCATCAGACGCAGCCGCATCTGCACGACCGTATGGACGTGTCGGACTGGGTCACGCGCTGCCTGAAAGACACGATGGACGAAAGCGTCGCGCGTATGCAGAGCGGCCTTGCGGTGCTGGCGTCGATCGGCAGCACGGCGCCGTTCGTCGGCCTGTTCGGCACGGTGTGGGGTATTTATCACGCGCTGCTGTCGATCGGCGCAGCGGGTCAATCATCGATCGATCAGGTCGCCGGCCCGGTCGGCGAAGCGCTCATCATGACGGCCTTCGGTCTGTTCGTCGCAATTCCCGCCGTGCTCGGCTACAACGCGCTGACGCGTGCCAACAAGGGCATCGTCAGCAAGCTGAGCCGCTTTGCACACGGCCTCCATGCGTTCTTCGTGACGGGCGCCCGCCTGTCGTCGTCGAAACGCGGGGACGGTCTTCGGCTCGCGACCCGCGCCAACTAA
- a CDS encoding cupredoxin domain-containing protein codes for MRVNQKLAVLAMAASFFGVAHAAEEAVTFKLEMTDGKLTPARIEVPAGKRIRIEVKNTGKGAAEFESVELRKEKVLAPGAESVVVIAPLDPGTYKFFDDFHQQAQGVIVAK; via the coding sequence ATGAGAGTCAATCAGAAGCTTGCCGTTCTCGCGATGGCGGCATCGTTCTTCGGCGTGGCGCACGCCGCCGAGGAAGCCGTGACGTTCAAGCTCGAAATGACGGACGGCAAGCTGACGCCGGCGCGTATCGAAGTGCCTGCGGGCAAGCGCATCCGGATCGAAGTGAAGAACACGGGTAAGGGCGCGGCGGAATTCGAAAGCGTCGAACTGCGCAAGGAAAAGGTTCTGGCGCCGGGCGCCGAATCGGTGGTCGTGATCGCTCCGCTCGATCCCGGCACCTACAAGTTCTTTGATGATTTCCATCAGCAGGCGCAGGGCGTGATCGTCGCCAAATGA
- a CDS encoding GlcG/HbpS family heme-binding protein, whose translation MRTKPVLTDEDVSKMAAAAQAHAAANHWTVTIAILDDGGHLLHLHRMDGAAPGTVDMATAKGRTAALGRRETKVYEDIIKQGRIAFLSAPLAAFVEGGVPIVVEGETVGAIGVSGVKSEQDTAIARAGIATLELH comes from the coding sequence GTGAGAACCAAACCCGTATTGACCGACGAAGACGTCAGCAAGATGGCCGCCGCAGCGCAAGCGCATGCGGCGGCGAATCACTGGACCGTGACGATCGCGATTCTCGACGACGGCGGTCATCTCCTTCACCTCCACCGAATGGATGGCGCGGCGCCCGGCACGGTCGACATGGCGACCGCGAAAGGGCGCACGGCTGCGCTCGGGCGCCGCGAAACCAAGGTCTACGAAGACATCATCAAGCAGGGGCGCATCGCGTTTCTGAGTGCGCCGCTCGCCGCGTTCGTGGAAGGCGGCGTGCCTATCGTCGTGGAAGGCGAGACGGTGGGCGCGATCGGCGTGTCGGGCGTGAAATCGGAGCAGGATACGGCGATTGCACGCGCGGGCATTGCCACGCTCGAATTGCACTGA
- a CDS encoding SRPBCC family protein, whose amino-acid sequence MNFEHLIQINDPLNPLVESLTREQLWEGLVLRAEQPQLFVMGLDSCAILSRTESTMERELHYGHATVRDHVTLTPQKSVRYDISATADYVGGSLTMTIEQPDELQLFLRFEYRTSLPSADENVDPDAHQTEEIVKSAYRESDIDTVRLIRQYVSARNTPDQLH is encoded by the coding sequence TTGAACTTCGAACATCTCATTCAGATCAACGATCCGCTCAACCCGCTCGTCGAATCGCTGACGCGCGAACAGCTGTGGGAAGGGCTCGTGCTGCGCGCGGAGCAGCCGCAGCTGTTCGTGATGGGCCTCGACAGCTGCGCGATCCTGTCGCGCACGGAAAGCACCATGGAGCGCGAGCTGCACTACGGTCATGCAACCGTGCGCGATCACGTCACGCTCACGCCGCAAAAAAGCGTGCGCTACGACATCAGCGCGACGGCCGATTACGTCGGCGGCTCGCTGACGATGACCATCGAGCAGCCCGACGAGTTGCAACTCTTCCTGCGCTTCGAGTACAGGACGAGCCTGCCGTCCGCCGACGAAAACGTCGACCCGGACGCGCATCAAACGGAAGAGATCGTGAAATCGGCCTATCGCGAGTCGGACATCGATACAGTCCGCCTGATCCGCCAGTACGTCAGCGCGCGCAATACGCCTGACCAGTTGCACTAA
- a CDS encoding FTR1 family iron permease, which translates to MGQVVFIVWRESVEALLVVGILYAWLKNGDEQARHGLPYLWAGVAAGILAAIGLGAALVGFTEVLSGDAQDYFQTAMVLVACVLIVQMVIWMKSHGRTLKRDMEQSLKKSTQSANWWGVAVLVALAIAREGSETVIFLYGLGFGQSGHVGMDQILAVLLGLGLAFVTFYLLQLGGKIFSWRLFFRVTEIMLLFLGAGLFQTGVDKLIDKEILPTIADRIWNTSMILDDSSTFGSLVATLTGYRAHPALMNLITYALYWVVVWYLIRRSKRVPAQQTAGRAA; encoded by the coding sequence ATGGGTCAGGTAGTGTTCATCGTTTGGCGAGAAAGCGTCGAGGCGCTGCTCGTCGTCGGCATTCTGTACGCGTGGCTGAAGAATGGCGACGAACAGGCGCGTCACGGTCTGCCGTATCTGTGGGCGGGCGTGGCAGCAGGCATTCTGGCCGCGATCGGCCTGGGCGCCGCGCTGGTCGGCTTCACCGAGGTGCTGTCGGGCGATGCGCAGGATTATTTCCAGACCGCGATGGTGCTGGTCGCCTGCGTGCTGATCGTGCAGATGGTGATCTGGATGAAGTCGCACGGGCGCACGCTCAAACGCGACATGGAACAGTCGCTAAAGAAGAGCACGCAGAGCGCGAACTGGTGGGGCGTTGCCGTGCTCGTGGCGCTGGCGATCGCACGCGAGGGCAGCGAGACGGTGATCTTTCTGTACGGCCTCGGCTTCGGCCAGTCGGGCCACGTCGGCATGGACCAGATTCTTGCTGTGCTGCTGGGCCTCGGTCTCGCATTCGTCACGTTCTACCTGCTGCAACTGGGCGGCAAGATCTTCTCGTGGCGGCTGTTCTTCCGCGTCACGGAAATCATGCTGCTGTTCCTCGGCGCTGGTCTGTTCCAGACGGGCGTCGACAAGCTGATCGACAAGGAAATCCTGCCGACCATCGCTGACCGCATATGGAACACGTCGATGATTCTCGACGACTCCAGCACGTTCGGCTCGCTGGTCGCGACGCTGACGGGTTATCGCGCGCATCCCGCGTTGATGAACCTGATCACGTACGCGCTGTACTGGGTCGTCGTGTGGTATCTGATCCGCCGTTCGAAGCGCGTTCCCGCGCAACAGACGGCAGGGCGCGCGGCATGA
- a CDS encoding energy transducer TonB, protein MQATPSLPTGFAPDASARINPRIATVTGIVIGLHVIALAIAFTVRTVTPLPVETPRTITAELLPPPAPAAAPVAIESAPPPPKPVPIQKVKPKVQPRPTPKPTPTPMPVAQAPSQHEISAPEPAPPAPPAPAAPAPAAPAAKTVMSITAPKDASHLNCSIVEPTYPAMSRRRGETGRAVVQFILSASGRIENIELKKSSGSDRLDQAALDAIRSSSCKPYLVDGEPTRVPAVQPFDFSLNN, encoded by the coding sequence ATGCAGGCCACGCCTTCTCTCCCAACCGGCTTCGCGCCGGACGCTTCCGCCCGCATCAACCCGCGTATCGCCACGGTGACGGGGATCGTCATCGGACTTCACGTCATCGCGCTCGCTATTGCGTTCACGGTGCGTACGGTCACACCGTTGCCGGTCGAAACGCCGCGTACGATCACAGCGGAGCTGCTGCCGCCGCCGGCCCCTGCCGCTGCGCCTGTCGCGATCGAATCGGCCCCGCCGCCGCCGAAGCCCGTGCCCATCCAGAAGGTCAAGCCGAAGGTGCAGCCGCGCCCGACTCCGAAGCCCACGCCGACTCCGATGCCCGTCGCGCAAGCGCCGTCGCAGCACGAAATCAGCGCGCCCGAGCCGGCTCCGCCCGCGCCGCCGGCACCTGCTGCACCCGCGCCGGCCGCTCCCGCGGCGAAAACGGTGATGTCGATCACCGCGCCCAAGGACGCGTCGCATCTGAACTGCAGCATCGTCGAGCCGACTTATCCGGCGATGTCGCGCCGCCGCGGCGAAACGGGCCGCGCGGTCGTGCAGTTCATTCTGTCGGCGTCGGGCCGGATCGAAAACATCGAACTGAAGAAGAGCAGCGGCTCCGATCGCCTGGATCAGGCCGCGCTCGACGCGATTCGCTCCAGCTCGTGCAAACCGTATCTGGTGGACGGCGAGCCGACTCGCGTGCCCGCCGTCCAGCCGTTCGACTTCAGCCTGAACAATTGA
- the hemP gene encoding hemin uptake protein HemP, producing MTNMTRSSTLSLRRPAAAALTTSRPAKSVTTAPAERHAANGNDAAPAAAETSERVLRSDALLQGRSHVSIMHNGETYQLRATRLGKLILTK from the coding sequence ATGACGAACATGACACGCTCTTCCACGCTTAGCCTGCGCCGCCCCGCGGCAGCGGCACTGACGACCAGTCGTCCCGCCAAATCCGTGACGACGGCGCCTGCGGAACGCCATGCGGCCAACGGCAATGACGCAGCGCCGGCTGCGGCAGAAACATCCGAGCGCGTGCTGCGCAGCGATGCGCTGCTTCAGGGCCGCAGCCATGTGAGCATCATGCACAACGGTGAGACGTATCAGTTGCGCGCAACGCGACTGGGCAAACTGATTCTGACGAAGTAA
- a CDS encoding (2Fe-2S)-binding protein, giving the protein MIVCVCKSVSDRKIRATIAEGVDSFDELQFELGVAMCCGKCEESVRDVMAQSGVCASRCGVEHHTQTAPLTFYERKAA; this is encoded by the coding sequence ATGATTGTCTGCGTGTGCAAGTCAGTGTCCGACCGGAAAATCCGTGCAACGATCGCCGAAGGCGTCGATTCATTCGACGAGCTTCAGTTCGAGCTAGGCGTCGCCATGTGCTGCGGCAAGTGCGAGGAGTCCGTTCGGGACGTGATGGCGCAAAGCGGCGTCTGCGCGAGCCGCTGTGGCGTCGAGCATCACACACAAACGGCGCCGCTGACGTTCTACGAACGCAAGGCCGCCTGA
- a CDS encoding OsmC family protein yields the protein MADTKVTAHIGSTDFQVLFDDGTHTWLADEPESLGGGDRGPTPNSLLLSSLGACTSITLKMYAQRKGWPLEEVRVTLSMQKEGDGTAIDRQIVLTGNLSDEQQERLLQIANACPVHKILSNPISIRTGLAVA from the coding sequence ATGGCAGACACGAAGGTCACGGCACACATCGGCTCGACGGATTTCCAGGTGCTGTTCGACGATGGCACACACACATGGCTCGCCGACGAGCCCGAGTCGCTGGGCGGCGGCGATCGTGGCCCGACGCCGAACTCCCTGCTGCTGTCGAGCCTCGGCGCATGCACGTCGATTACGCTGAAGATGTACGCGCAGCGTAAAGGCTGGCCGCTCGAAGAAGTGCGCGTGACACTGTCGATGCAAAAAGAAGGCGACGGCACGGCGATCGACCGCCAGATCGTCCTGACGGGCAATCTGTCGGACGAACAGCAGGAACGACTCCTGCAAATAGCCAATGCATGTCCCGTGCATAAGATCCTGAGCAATCCGATCTCGATCCGCACGGGCCTGGCCGTTGCGTGA
- a CDS encoding ExbD/TolR family protein: MAMSPFAGDDDDGLMNEINMTPLVDVMLVLLIVFMVTIPVIRHAVKIDLPHASSQKEDTKPAQVTIAIDADGNLMWDEQKISDDMLQAKIAAAAQQEPQPELHLSADRKVAYEKVAQVMSAAQAGGLTKIGFVTEPKAK, encoded by the coding sequence ATGGCAATGAGCCCTTTCGCCGGCGACGATGACGACGGCCTCATGAATGAAATCAACATGACGCCGCTCGTCGACGTCATGCTGGTTCTCCTGATCGTGTTCATGGTGACGATCCCCGTGATCCGCCATGCGGTGAAGATCGATCTGCCGCACGCGAGTAGCCAGAAGGAAGACACGAAACCCGCGCAGGTGACGATTGCGATCGACGCCGACGGCAACCTGATGTGGGACGAACAGAAGATCTCCGACGACATGCTACAGGCGAAGATCGCCGCTGCTGCGCAGCAGGAGCCGCAACCGGAACTGCATCTGAGCGCGGACCGCAAGGTCGCGTATGAAAAAGTCGCGCAGGTGATGTCGGCGGCCCAGGCGGGCGGCCTGACGAAGATCGGTTTCGTCACGGAACCGAAGGCCAAGTAA